The Desulfovibrio sp. genome includes a region encoding these proteins:
- a CDS encoding TIGR00730 family Rossman fold protein gives MPELQQNMIDDLSSVTTESWRTFRIMAEMVEALDALNALKVKCISLFGTARCKPDSKEYKEAEKISRLLVEAGFGIISGGGPGIMEAANKGAFKANGVSVGLHIQLPHEQGCNQYVKTRCNFRYFFIRKFMFVKYAMAYVVMPGGMGTIDELSEAFVLAQTGRTRPFPIILYDSSYWSGLLEWMRKTMVARGFIKEGEIDKLITVCDTPEEVVALLCRVII, from the coding sequence ATGCCTGAACTGCAACAGAACATGATTGATGATCTCTCTTCCGTTACCACAGAATCCTGGCGCACCTTCCGTATAATGGCGGAAATGGTGGAGGCGCTTGATGCCCTCAACGCGCTCAAGGTCAAATGCATATCCCTTTTTGGCACTGCCCGGTGCAAACCCGATTCAAAGGAATATAAAGAGGCTGAAAAAATTTCGCGCCTGCTGGTGGAAGCCGGATTTGGCATTATCAGCGGCGGCGGCCCCGGTATTATGGAAGCCGCCAATAAAGGAGCCTTTAAAGCCAACGGCGTGTCTGTTGGCCTGCACATCCAGTTGCCGCACGAGCAGGGCTGCAACCAGTATGTGAAAACACGCTGCAATTTCCGTTACTTTTTCATCCGCAAGTTCATGTTTGTCAAATACGCCATGGCCTACGTGGTCATGCCCGGCGGCATGGGCACCATAGATGAACTCTCCGAGGCCTTTGTGCTGGCCCAGACCGGGCGCACGCGGCCTTTCCCCATCATTCTGTACGATTCAAGCTATTGGAGCGGCTTGCTTGAGTGGATGCGCAAGACCATGGTTGCGCGGGGTTTCATCAAGGAAGGCGAAATCGACAAGCTCATCACGGTTTGCGACACACCCGAAGAAGTGGTCGCCCTGTTGTGCAGGGTAATTATTTAG
- a CDS encoding fused MFS/spermidine synthase, whose protein sequence is MLELTVFMSGALVMVLEMVGARVLAPHVGTSAVVWTSLIGVVLACLAVGAWAGGRLADKTLSRRGLALALAGAGIGSGLTALCHEVIGQWVTAAVGNLYAAAVLAAVCIFALPAFFFGMVTPYAIRLRIESVDSSGATVGRLYALSTAGSIVGTFLGGFILISFWGSTSILWGVAAAMLGLSLCNGGGQMRLRAVLLVVCGLMAVVAASYGRWQDGKAMSHLVESPYNSIRIFEGVDWAQNGRPVRLMATDPGYSQSGMYLDAPTELYFRYTQFYALGPHFTPHASRVLMLGGGGYSVPKWLLADTSPLAKPEATRMTVVELDPAMTETARRWFSLRDDPRLTVRHEDARAFLNRQRDQYDLVFVDVFNSHYAVPFQMGTREAAAALRRAVAPGGVVLMNVISAVEGPDGRLFQGIFNALRQSFAEVQVYCAGGEAPDKLQNLMVAAFPEQRPDITAGALPSLAAADTENAPSGGLRLADMLASRYTGAAHFATPALTDDFAPVERYTLVLLRQ, encoded by the coding sequence ATGCTCGAACTGACAGTATTTATGAGCGGCGCGCTGGTCATGGTGCTCGAAATGGTCGGCGCGCGGGTATTGGCCCCGCATGTGGGAACCTCCGCCGTCGTGTGGACAAGCCTCATAGGCGTGGTGCTGGCCTGCCTTGCCGTGGGCGCATGGGCCGGGGGGCGGCTGGCCGACAAAACTCTTTCCCGCCGGGGGCTGGCGCTGGCTCTAGCCGGGGCGGGCATCGGCAGCGGGCTGACGGCCTTGTGTCATGAGGTTATCGGCCAGTGGGTGACGGCAGCCGTGGGCAACCTGTACGCGGCGGCGGTGCTGGCGGCGGTGTGTATTTTTGCCCTGCCCGCCTTTTTTTTCGGCATGGTGACGCCCTATGCCATACGTTTGCGCATCGAGAGTGTAGACTCCTCAGGGGCCACCGTGGGCAGGCTATACGCCCTTTCCACTGCGGGCAGTATTGTGGGAACTTTTCTGGGCGGGTTTATCCTCATATCATTTTGGGGCAGCACCAGCATTTTGTGGGGTGTGGCTGCGGCCATGCTTGGGCTTTCGCTGTGCAACGGGGGGGGGCAAATGCGTTTGCGCGCCGTGTTGCTGGTTGTGTGCGGGCTTATGGCTGTGGTGGCGGCAAGCTATGGCCGCTGGCAGGATGGCAAGGCCATGAGCCATCTGGTGGAAAGCCCCTATAACAGCATCCGCATTTTTGAAGGGGTAGACTGGGCGCAGAACGGCAGACCCGTGCGCCTTATGGCTACTGATCCCGGTTACAGCCAGTCTGGCATGTATCTGGACGCCCCCACTGAGTTGTATTTTCGCTACACCCAGTTTTACGCGCTGGGGCCGCATTTCACGCCCCATGCGAGCCGGGTGCTCATGCTGGGCGGCGGTGGGTATTCTGTTCCCAAGTGGCTGCTGGCTGATACTTCCCCTCTGGCAAAGCCCGAGGCCACGCGCATGACCGTGGTGGAGCTTGACCCGGCCATGACGGAAACAGCCCGGCGCTGGTTTTCTCTACGCGACGATCCCCGCCTGACAGTGCGCCACGAGGACGCCAGAGCCTTTTTGAACCGTCAGCGCGATCAGTACGACCTTGTTTTTGTGGATGTTTTCAACTCGCACTATGCCGTGCCTTTTCAGATGGGAACGCGTGAGGCAGCGGCTGCTCTGCGGCGTGCGGTTGCCCCTGGCGGGGTTGTACTCATGAACGTTATTTCCGCTGTGGAAGGGCCGGATGGCCGCCTTTTTCAAGGGATTTTCAACGCGTTGCGTCAGTCTTTTGCCGAGGTGCAGGTGTACTGCGCTGGCGGCGAAGCACCAGACAAGCTGCAAAATCTGATGGTTGCGGCCTTTCCCGAACAGCGGCCAGACATCACGGCGGGCGCGTTGCCATCCCTTGCGGCAGCAGACACAGAAAATGCCCCTTCAGGCGGCTTGCGCCTTGCCGACATGCTGGCAAGCAGATATACGGGGGCAGCCCATTTTGCCACCCCGGCGCTTACGGATGATTTTGCCCCGGTGGAGCGTTACACGCTGGTTTTGTTGCGTCAGTAG
- a CDS encoding nucleoside deaminase — translation MNTNSSDARAFSPAGPLTPPPPGHTWQGLMRLALEKARASGAAGEVPVGALVAAPDGRILACCGNAPISGNDPTAHAEVLALRAAGASLGNYRLNQCVLVVTLEPCAMCAAAIIHARIAGLVYGAADPLAGAVVSRAEYFDAQCANHRVWHMGGVLSEECASLLHDFFGQRRE, via the coding sequence ATGAATACGAATAGCTCTGACGCGCGGGCCTTTTCTCCTGCCGGGCCGTTAACGCCGCCCCCGCCGGGTCATACCTGGCAGGGGCTGATGCGGCTGGCTCTGGAAAAGGCCCGCGCCAGCGGCGCTGCGGGCGAGGTGCCGGTGGGGGCGCTGGTGGCGGCTCCGGATGGGCGCATCCTCGCCTGTTGCGGCAATGCGCCCATCAGCGGCAACGATCCCACCGCCCATGCCGAGGTGCTGGCGCTGCGCGCCGCCGGGGCCTCGCTTGGCAACTACAGACTCAACCAGTGCGTGCTGGTGGTGACGCTTGAACCCTGCGCCATGTGCGCCGCCGCCATCATACATGCGCGCATTGCGGGGCTTGTGTACGGCGCAGCCGACCCTCTGGCCGGGGCTGTTGTCTCCCGCGCCGAATATTTTGACGCCCAGTGCGCCAATCACCGGGTATGGCACATGGGCGGCGTGCTTTCTGAGGAATGCGCCTCCTTGCTCCACGATTTTTTTGGCCAGCGGCGCGAGTAG
- the miaA gene encoding tRNA (adenosine(37)-N6)-dimethylallyltransferase MiaA: MVETTSAPLPVICLAGPTGSGKTAAALAMAAALDGEVVNADSRQVYADFPLITAQPSAEERASCPHHLYGFLATENKISAGRWAETAVDKVRDILARGKTPLLVGGTGLYFQALLRGMAEIPPVDPQLTAAITARVDAQGAPALHAELAQTDSAYAAKIHPNDRQRIIRALEVCQSTGRPFTWWHSNSMSTPLCVGPLLTLDASLAWLEPRLARRLDLMLAGGALDEARAAMRHCADPAAPGWSGIGCAEALAHLQGRLSLEDCRSLWLRNTRAYAKRQLTWFRARPEAQWLPPDDPAAVVEAACRFWQKARDSYNS; the protein is encoded by the coding sequence ATGGTTGAAACGACTTCTGCGCCGCTGCCGGTTATCTGCCTGGCCGGGCCTACCGGCTCGGGCAAAACGGCGGCGGCGCTTGCCATGGCCGCTGCCCTTGACGGCGAGGTGGTCAACGCTGATTCGCGTCAGGTCTATGCCGATTTCCCCTTGATTACGGCCCAGCCCTCGGCAGAAGAACGTGCCTCTTGCCCGCACCACCTGTACGGTTTTTTGGCTACGGAAAACAAGATCAGCGCTGGCCGATGGGCAGAAACCGCCGTGGACAAGGTGCGCGACATCCTTGCACGGGGCAAGACGCCCCTGCTGGTGGGCGGCACTGGGTTATACTTTCAGGCCTTGCTGCGGGGCATGGCGGAAATTCCGCCCGTTGACCCGCAACTCACCGCAGCAATCACCGCCCGCGTGGACGCGCAGGGCGCGCCCGCCCTGCATGCCGAACTGGCGCAGACCGACTCCGCCTATGCAGCCAAAATCCACCCCAACGACCGGCAACGCATCATCCGCGCGCTGGAAGTCTGCCAAAGCACAGGGCGGCCCTTTACGTGGTGGCACAGCAATTCCATGAGCACGCCGCTCTGCGTCGGCCCCCTGCTGACCCTGGACGCGTCCCTGGCATGGCTTGAGCCACGGCTGGCCCGCCGCCTTGACCTCATGCTTGCTGGCGGCGCGCTGGACGAGGCCCGCGCCGCCATGCGCCATTGCGCCGACCCCGCAGCGCCGGGCTGGTCGGGCATTGGCTGCGCCGAAGCGCTGGCGCACTTGCAGGGCCGCCTTTCGCTTGAGGACTGCCGCTCCCTCTGGCTCCGCAACACGCGGGCCTACGCCAAACGGCAGCTTACGTGGTTTCGCGCCCGGCCCGAGGCCCAATGGCTGCCGCCGGACGATCCCGCCGCAGTGGTGGAGGCCGCCTGCCGCTTCTGGCAGAAGGCGCGCGACAGCTACAATTCTTAA
- a CDS encoding phenylalanine--tRNA ligase beta subunit-related protein yields the protein MPMPAISIDPELRSIWPDTALGCVFWSAPVRAEEPQLWQFFNQNVLPGLRQSLERTELADMPQIGPSRQAFKAFGRDPGRVRISSEALYRRVRQGKDLYRINSAVDANNLVSLETGFSLGTYDLARLSGNIVLRAGREGEAYAGIGKDELDLCRMPLLADDQGAFGCPCSDSRRAMIAEDGPDTSSPRRLLTVIYGFSGTGSVSDALNISQKHLEVFAGAQIFASSVLC from the coding sequence ATGCCCATGCCCGCCATTTCCATTGATCCGGAATTGCGTTCGATCTGGCCGGATACGGCCCTTGGCTGTGTTTTCTGGTCTGCCCCGGTTCGGGCCGAGGAACCGCAGTTGTGGCAGTTCTTCAACCAGAATGTGCTGCCCGGTTTGAGGCAGAGCCTTGAACGCACGGAACTTGCCGACATGCCGCAGATAGGCCCCTCGCGTCAGGCCTTCAAGGCCTTTGGGCGTGACCCGGGCCGGGTGCGTATTTCCTCCGAGGCGCTCTACCGCCGCGTGCGGCAGGGCAAGGATCTGTACCGCATAAACTCCGCAGTGGATGCCAACAATCTGGTTTCGCTTGAAACGGGCTTTTCGCTTGGCACCTACGATCTTGCCCGCCTGAGCGGCAACATTGTGCTGCGCGCGGGGCGAGAAGGCGAAGCCTACGCGGGCATTGGCAAGGACGAGCTCGACCTCTGCCGCATGCCCCTTCTGGCGGATGATCAGGGCGCGTTCGGCTGCCCATGCAGCGATTCCCGGCGGGCCATGATTGCCGAGGACGGGCCGGACACATCGTCGCCACGGCGTCTGCTCACTGTTATTTATGGCTTTTCCGGCACCGGATCGGTCTCTGATGCGCTGAACATCTCACAGAAACATCTTGAAGTGTTTGCCGGCGCACAGATATTCGCCTCTTCCGTGCTCTGCTGA
- a CDS encoding RNA-binding protein — translation MATSIYVGNLPWSATQEGVESLFSPYGEVLSVKLVSDRETGRARGFGFVEMEDADAINAIAALDGKEFDGRALRINKAEPKKPAPRRW, via the coding sequence ATGGCTACTTCTATCTACGTCGGCAATCTGCCCTGGTCCGCCACTCAGGAAGGCGTTGAATCCCTGTTCAGCCCCTACGGCGAAGTTCTTTCCGTGAAGCTCGTTTCCGACCGCGAAACCGGCCGCGCCCGTGGCTTTGGCTTTGTGGAAATGGAAGACGCCGACGCCATCAACGCCATTGCCGCTCTTGACGGCAAGGAATTTGACGGCCGCGCCCTTCGCATCAACAAGGCCGAGCCCAAAAAGCCCGCCCCCCGTCGCTGGTAG
- the rsmD gene encoding 16S rRNA (guanine(966)-N(2))-methyltransferase RsmD: MRIISGRLGGRNLKTVEGEGYRPAMGKTREALFSMLAARGMDWYSARVLDLFAGSGSLTFEAISRGAEHALMVEMAPQAVRCLKANIAALGVENEARLVSDDVLRVLKTPPAEPYSLIFMDPPYRKNLANPALKLLATRRWLAPGAFVTAEIEKDARVNLPAEWTLEAERLFGQTRICIWTLP; this comes from the coding sequence ATGCGGATTATTTCGGGGCGTCTTGGTGGACGCAACCTTAAGACAGTTGAAGGCGAGGGCTACCGCCCCGCCATGGGCAAAACGCGCGAGGCGCTTTTTTCCATGCTCGCCGCGCGCGGCATGGACTGGTACAGTGCACGGGTGCTTGACCTCTTTGCAGGCAGCGGCAGCCTGACCTTTGAAGCCATCAGCCGGGGCGCGGAACACGCCCTGATGGTGGAAATGGCCCCCCAGGCCGTGCGCTGCCTCAAGGCAAACATCGCCGCCCTCGGGGTGGAAAATGAGGCCCGCCTTGTGAGCGACGATGTGCTGCGTGTGCTCAAAACTCCCCCGGCGGAACCGTATTCGCTTATTTTTATGGATCCGCCCTACCGTAAAAATCTTGCCAACCCGGCCCTCAAGCTGCTGGCTACTCGCCGCTGGCTTGCACCGGGGGCTTTTGTAACGGCTGAAATTGAAAAAGACGCACGGGTAAACCTGCCCGCAGAATGGACTCTTGAGGCCGAGCGCCTCTTCGGTCAGACACGCATATGCATCTGGACACTGCCATGA
- a CDS encoding nine-heme cytochrome c, whose translation MRNGTSLLLLAALALAGAACLTALGAGSATAAALEPTDSGAPSAIVMFPVSAKPNPKGAAMKPAVFNHLAHEKKIANCETCHHTGDPVACSTCHTTEGKAEGNFVTLDRAMHATNIAKRAKGNTPVSCVSCHEQQTKERRECAGCHAIVTPKRDQAWCATCHNVTSSMTPEQMQQGIKGKLPPDQNEALAAETVLNHKTVQPLTAMQGPYKVSIDALADKYEPSNFTHRRHMASLMERIKGDKLAEAFHNKPETLCATCHHRSPLSATPPKCGSCHTKEIDPANPNRPSLKAAYHLQCMGCHQGMNVGRPKNTDCTTCHKARP comes from the coding sequence ATGAGGAACGGCACATCACTGCTTTTGCTGGCGGCTCTGGCCCTGGCGGGCGCGGCGTGTCTGACGGCGCTCGGAGCTGGATCGGCCACGGCCGCAGCTTTGGAGCCGACAGACAGCGGCGCGCCGTCGGCCATTGTCATGTTTCCGGTAAGCGCCAAGCCCAATCCCAAGGGCGCGGCCATGAAACCCGCGGTTTTCAATCACCTCGCTCACGAGAAAAAGATTGCCAACTGCGAAACATGCCACCACACCGGCGATCCTGTGGCCTGTAGCACATGCCACACTACGGAAGGCAAGGCGGAAGGCAATTTCGTGACGCTTGACCGCGCCATGCATGCCACCAATATCGCCAAACGCGCCAAGGGCAACACCCCTGTGAGCTGCGTGAGCTGTCATGAACAGCAAACCAAAGAACGGCGCGAATGCGCGGGCTGCCACGCCATAGTGACGCCCAAGCGCGACCAGGCATGGTGCGCCACCTGCCACAATGTTACGTCTTCCATGACGCCGGAGCAGATGCAGCAGGGCATCAAGGGCAAGTTGCCCCCCGACCAGAACGAAGCCCTGGCCGCTGAAACCGTGCTGAACCACAAGACCGTGCAGCCCCTTACCGCCATGCAGGGCCCCTACAAGGTGAGCATTGATGCGCTGGCCGACAAGTACGAGCCCAGCAACTTCACGCACCGCCGCCATATGGCCTCCCTTATGGAACGCATCAAGGGCGACAAGCTGGCCGAGGCTTTCCACAACAAGCCCGAGACTCTGTGCGCCACGTGCCACCACAGAAGCCCGCTTTCGGCTACGCCTCCCAAGTGCGGCAGTTGTCACACCAAGGAAATCGACCCCGCCAATCCCAACCGTCCCAGCCTCAAGGCCGCCTATCACCTCCAGTGCATGGGTTGCCACCAGGGTATGAACGTGGGTCGTCCTAAGAACACCGACTGCACCACTTGTCATAAGGCCCGCCCGTAG
- a CDS encoding MBL fold metallo-hydrolase, producing MKVQFLGAAQTVTGSCYMVEAAGKRFCIDCGMHQGNKAIEARNREAELYQPTAIDFILVTHAHIDHSGLLPKMVKEGFAGPIFCTKATSELLDLMLQDSAHIQEMEALWEARKYQRRGLKNPPTALYSVEDAQKTVTLFQTVDYHKVFEPAPGIRVTYYDAGHILGSGSLRLEADEDGKTTSLIFSGDIGRPQSLIVRSPETPPKADYVFMESTYGDRDHKDENLSVDELGEAIAYSYGKSEKVIIPAFAVERTQEVLYCLHMLAKQNKLPADMPVFVDSPLAIRATEVFERNRELFDDEALKMLNGGDDPFALPNLRYTLSAAESQAINDYKGPAIVISASGMCNAGRVRHHLRHNIWKPGASIVFVGYQGVGTPGRKLVEKAKKITLFGEDIEVAARIFTINGFSGHAGQSQLLEWLKPLTGNGAQVVLTHGETKAQSVLAGLIEQKFAKRPLIATYLEEMVLEGPQLTETVQHETQAHPRVNWTFLTDEVERKWGMFKGKMADVENRPWVEQTELQEAMEKMDYALTRLLSRM from the coding sequence ATGAAAGTACAATTTCTGGGCGCGGCGCAAACCGTGACCGGTTCATGTTATATGGTTGAGGCGGCTGGCAAACGCTTTTGCATCGACTGCGGCATGCATCAGGGCAACAAGGCCATTGAAGCCCGCAACCGCGAAGCTGAACTTTATCAGCCTACCGCCATTGACTTTATTCTTGTCACCCACGCCCACATTGACCACTCCGGCCTGCTGCCCAAGATGGTCAAGGAGGGTTTTGCCGGCCCCATTTTCTGCACCAAGGCCACCAGCGAACTGCTGGACCTCATGTTGCAGGACAGCGCCCACATTCAGGAAATGGAAGCCCTGTGGGAAGCGCGCAAATACCAGCGGCGCGGGCTTAAAAATCCCCCAACGGCCCTGTACAGTGTTGAGGATGCCCAAAAAACGGTCACCCTTTTCCAGACTGTTGATTACCACAAGGTGTTTGAGCCTGCACCGGGCATCCGCGTAACCTACTATGATGCTGGTCATATTCTTGGTTCCGGCTCCTTGCGCCTTGAGGCCGATGAAGACGGCAAAACCACCAGCCTTATCTTTTCGGGCGACATTGGCCGCCCGCAGTCGCTCATTGTGCGCAGCCCTGAAACCCCGCCCAAGGCCGACTACGTGTTCATGGAGTCCACCTACGGGGACCGTGACCACAAGGACGAAAACCTCAGCGTTGACGAACTGGGCGAAGCCATTGCCTACAGCTACGGCAAGAGTGAAAAGGTCATCATTCCGGCATTTGCCGTGGAGCGTACGCAGGAAGTGCTCTACTGCCTGCACATGCTCGCCAAACAGAACAAACTGCCAGCGGATATGCCCGTATTTGTGGACAGCCCCCTTGCCATCCGCGCCACAGAAGTTTTTGAGCGCAACCGTGAGCTTTTTGACGATGAAGCGCTCAAGATGCTCAACGGCGGGGATGATCCCTTCGCGCTGCCCAACCTGCGCTACACGCTTTCCGCTGCCGAATCGCAGGCCATCAATGACTACAAGGGCCCTGCCATTGTCATTTCGGCCAGCGGTATGTGCAACGCGGGCCGTGTGCGCCACCACCTGCGTCACAATATCTGGAAACCCGGCGCGAGCATTGTTTTTGTGGGTTATCAGGGAGTGGGCACACCGGGCCGCAAGCTGGTGGAAAAAGCCAAAAAAATCACACTTTTTGGCGAAGATATTGAAGTTGCCGCCCGCATTTTCACCATCAACGGATTTTCCGGCCACGCCGGGCAAAGCCAGCTGCTTGAATGGCTCAAGCCGCTGACCGGCAACGGCGCGCAGGTGGTGCTGACCCACGGCGAAACAAAGGCTCAGAGTGTCCTGGCTGGCCTCATTGAGCAAAAGTTCGCCAAGCGCCCCCTTATTGCCACCTACCTTGAAGAAATGGTGCTTGAAGGGCCGCAGCTCACCGAAACCGTGCAGCACGAAACCCAGGCCCATCCCCGCGTCAACTGGACGTTCCTCACGGACGAGGTGGAACGCAAGTGGGGCATGTTCAAAGGCAAGATGGCCGATGTTGAAAACCGCCCGTGGGTGGAACAAACCGAGCTGCAGGAGGCCATGGAAAAGATGGATTACGCCCTCACCCGCCTGCTCTCGCGCATGTAG
- the coaD gene encoding pantetheine-phosphate adenylyltransferase, which produces MRIALYPGTFDPLTNGHLSLIRRGCEVFDQIVVAVADNTPKFPLFSHEERVEMAREALKDEPRAVVEPFSGLTVEYAAQRGACALLRGLRAASDFEYEFQLALMNRRLQRHIQTVFLMTDYQWLFISSTIVKAAASHGADIKGLVPENVRTALMDKYHKGEVRQGTPCLAPPFGGFRVK; this is translated from the coding sequence ATGAGAATAGCACTCTACCCCGGCACATTCGATCCGCTGACCAACGGGCACCTGAGCCTTATCCGACGCGGCTGCGAAGTCTTTGACCAAATTGTTGTGGCCGTGGCGGACAACACGCCCAAATTCCCCCTGTTCAGCCATGAAGAGCGGGTGGAAATGGCCCGAGAGGCGCTAAAGGACGAACCGCGCGCCGTGGTGGAGCCTTTCTCGGGCCTCACCGTGGAATACGCGGCCCAACGCGGGGCCTGCGCCCTGCTGCGCGGACTGCGCGCTGCCTCGGACTTTGAATACGAATTCCAGTTGGCGCTCATGAACCGCCGCTTGCAACGCCACATCCAGACGGTCTTTTTGATGACCGACTACCAGTGGCTGTTCATCAGCTCTACGATAGTCAAGGCTGCTGCCAGCCACGGTGCGGACATCAAGGGCCTCGTGCCTGAAAACGTGCGCACGGCCCTGATGGATAAATACCACAAGGGTGAAGTGCGTCAGGGTACGCCCTGCCTTGCTCCGCCTTTTGGCGGCTTCCGCGTCAAGTGA
- a CDS encoding response regulator transcription factor, producing MPLNSPADTTPAQNVNGVPERILVVEDDKVIRALVTTTLESRSISFLTAATGREALAEASRANPDVILLDLGLPDMDGVEIIREVRQWSMLPIIVLSARTEDDDKVAALDAGADDYLTKPFSVDELLARLRAALRRVRYERGHMGRSESSFENGELRIDFAAGCVSVAGQQVHLAPMEYKLLCLLANNVGKVLTHKTILQAVWGSALPQSLPSLRVFMATLRKKLEAASPQCDCIHTHVGIGYRMSRFDG from the coding sequence ATGCCGCTAAACTCGCCAGCAGATACCACTCCCGCGCAGAACGTCAACGGCGTCCCCGAGCGTATTCTTGTGGTGGAAGATGACAAGGTCATCCGCGCGCTTGTGACCACCACGCTTGAGAGCCGCAGCATATCCTTTCTGACCGCCGCCACCGGGCGTGAGGCCCTTGCAGAGGCTTCGCGGGCAAATCCTGACGTCATACTGCTTGATCTGGGCCTGCCGGATATGGACGGCGTGGAGATCATCCGGGAGGTGCGCCAGTGGTCCATGCTGCCCATCATTGTATTGAGCGCCCGGACTGAAGATGACGACAAGGTGGCAGCGCTGGACGCAGGTGCGGACGACTACCTTACCAAGCCTTTCAGCGTTGATGAATTGCTGGCCCGGCTGCGCGCCGCCCTGCGCCGCGTGCGTTATGAGCGAGGGCACATGGGCCGCAGCGAAAGCAGCTTTGAAAATGGCGAATTACGTATTGATTTTGCCGCAGGCTGCGTCAGCGTTGCCGGGCAACAGGTGCATCTTGCCCCCATGGAATACAAACTGCTGTGCCTGCTGGCAAACAATGTGGGCAAGGTGCTTACGCATAAAACAATCCTGCAGGCTGTGTGGGGCAGTGCGCTGCCACAGTCGCTTCCTTCATTGCGCGTGTTCATGGCAACCTTGCGCAAAAAACTGGAGGCCGCCTCGCCGCAATGTGATTGCATCCATACCCATGTGGGCATCGGCTACCGCATGAGCCGATTTGATGGCTGA